TGGCGGCGGACGCGATCCGGCTGTCCCGCCGGACCCTCTCGACCATCAAGGGCAACCTGCTGTGGGCGTTCGGCTACAACGTGGCCGCCCTCCCCCTGGCCGCCGCGGGCCTGCTGAACCCGATGATCGCGGGGGCGGCGATGGCGCTGTCGTCCGTGTTCGTGGTGACGAACAGTTTGCGACTGCGGGCGTTCCGCTGAGCCAGGGCCTTCCAGCGAAACGCGGGATCCCCCTTCAGTACGACGCGAGCCTCACATAAGCTCTTCACAAGGCTCGCGCATCATCCTTACGCTTGAGCCCCGTTCGTCGTATCGGGCCTCTTGCGTATCTATGGGGACATATGCAAGAGACGCAGATCACAGTGATGTGAACGTAACCATCGAAGGGGTTCGAAGGTCTAAGTTGGCGATGTCAGACGGCGTCTTGGGGGGCGCCTCCTGGCATCTGGGGATGTCTTGGGGGACTTCCTCAGAGATGCGTTGCCGGGACACGTACACCGGGAAGCTTTGAGCGGCCCTCCCAGCGTGCGCTGTCCCGGCAGGCCGCAGCCGAAGCACGGAAGTAGCCGAGTGACGCAGTGACTCGGTCACGCAGTAACAGCGATTCAGGCGCTGGTTCTCACAGACGCCCGGCCGGATCCCGTGGGGGGAATCCGCACCGGGACATGGGAAGGCGCCCTGGTCGTCGGCCCGTGGGGGGACCGGCGTGCCGGGGCGCCTTCTGCTGTGCCTCTGCTCTGCCCAGTGCTGCTCAGCCGCGCTTTGACGCTTCGGCTGTTTCCGCGGAGCAGCCGAGCCGCCCAGCTGAGTGCGGCCGCCTGCTGTGCGTCAGGCGGCCGCGGCGGATCAGCGCTCCTCGACCGGGACGAAGTCGCGCTCGACGACGCCCGTGTAGATCTGGCGCGGGCGGCCGATGCGGGAGCCCGGCTCCTTGATCATCTCGTGCCACTGGGCGATCCAGCCCGGCAGCCGGCCGAGGGCGAACAGGACCGTGAACATCTCGGTCGGGAAGCCCATGGCCCGGTAGATCAGGCCGGTGTAGAAGTCGACGTTCGGGTAGAGGCTGCGCGAGACGAAGTAGTCGTCGGAGAGCGCGTGCTCCTCCAGCTTCAGCGCGATGTCCAGCAGCTCGTCGGACTTGCCGAGCGCGGACAGCACGTCGTGCGCGGCGGCCTTGATGATCTTGGCGCGCGGGTCGAAGTTCTTGTAGACCCGGTGGCCGAAGCCCATCAGACGGACGCCGTCCTCCTTGTTCTTCACCTTGCGGATGAAGGAGTCGACGTCACCGCCGGAGTCGCGGATGCCCTCCAGCATCTCCAGCACCGACTGGTTGGCACCGCCGTGCAGCGGGCCCCACAGGGCGTTGATGCCGGCGGAGATCGAGGCGAACATGTTCGCCTGCGAGGAGCCGACCAGGCGGACCGTGGAGGTCGAGCAGTTCTGCTCGTGGTCGGCGTGCAGGATCAGCAGCTTGTCGAGCGCGGCGACCACGATCGGGTCCAGCTCGTATTCCTGCGCCGGGACCGAGAAGGTCATGCGGAGGAAGTTCTCCACGTAACCGAGGTCGTTGCGCGGGTAGACGAACGGGTGGCCGACGGACTTCTTGTACGCGTACGCGGCGATCGTCGGCAGCTTGGCGAGCAGGCGGATGGTGGAGAGGTTGCGCTGCTGCTCGTCGAACGGGTTGTGGCTGTCCTGGTAGAAGGTGGACAGCGCCGAGACCACCGACGACAGCATGGCCATCGGGTGGGCGTCGCGGGGAAAGCCCTTGTAGAAGTTCTTGACGTCCTCGTGCAGCAGGGTGTGCCGCGTGATCTCGTCCTTGAAGCCGGTGAGCTCGTCGACGGTCGGCAGCTCGCCGTTGATCAGCAGGTAGGCGACCTCCAGGAAGGTGGAGCGTTCGGCCAGCTGCTCGATCGGGTAACCGCGGTAGCGGAGGATGCCCGCCTCGCCGTCCAGATAGGTGATGGCGGATTTGTATGCGGCGGTGTTGCCGTAACCGCTGTCCAGGGTCACGAGACCGGTCTGGGTCCGGAGCTTTCCGATGTCGAAGCCCTTGTCCCCGACGGTGCTGTCGATCACCGGGTAGGTGTACTCGCTGCCGTCGTACCGCAGTACTACAGAGTTGTCGCTCACGTCTTCCCTCACCGACGTAGTGCCTCATCTTCGAGGTGCCCTGACTGTCTCTACCATCCCCCATTTGGCTCAGGAGAGTGCACTCGGGGTCGACCATTGGGCTTATCTGCGGCACTCAGTGCCGCCAACCTGTCATCCTGCCCGGTTGATTCGCCAACCGGAAGTGCTCTGTGACCTTTGCGACTCATTTGATCGATCATTTTCGCCAGGGACGGGTCCGTGGCCGCGCGCCGGCTGGGTCCGGGTCGGGCCTGGGGCCTGGGGCCTGGGTCAGCGCTCCATGGGGCGGGGCGCGAGCCGGAAGTCCAGCGCCGTGCAGCGGCGTCCCGCCGAGACCGTGCGGACCGCCTGGCCGATCGCCTTGCGGGAGCCGACGAGGACGACCAGCCGCTTGGCCCGGGTGACCGCCGTGTAGAGCAGGTTGCGTTGGAGCATCATCCAGGCGCCCGTGGTCACCGGGATGACCACCGCCGGGTATTCGCTCCCCTGCGAACGGTGGATGGTCACCGCGTAGGCGTGTGCCAGTTCGTCCAGTTCGTCGAACTCGTACGGCACCTCCTCGTCCTCGTCCGTCAGCACCGTGAGGCGCTGGTCGACCGGGTCGAGCGAGGTGACCACGCCCACGGTGCCGTTGAAGACACCGTTCTTCCCTTTCTCGTAATTGTTACGAATTTGGGTGACCTTGTCGCCGACGCGGAACACCCTGCCGCCGAACCGCTTCTCCGACACGTCGGGACGGCCCGGAGTGATGGCCTGCTGAAGGAGCCCGTTGAGGGTGCCGGCGCCGGCGGGCCCGCGGTGCATCGGGGCGAGCACCTGGACGTCCCGTCGGGGGTCGAGCCCGAACCTGGCCGGGATACGACGGGCCGCGATGTCCACGGTGAGCCTGCCCGCGGCCTCCGTGTCGTCCTCGACGAAGAGGAAGAAGTCCTTCATGCCGTCGGTGACCGGGTGCTGCCCGGCGTTGATCCGGTGGGCGTTGGTGACCACGCCGGACTGCTGGGCCTGCCGGAAGACACGGGTGAGACGCACGGCGGGGACGGGGCTGCCGTCGGCGAGCAGGTCCCGCAGCACCTCGCCGGCGCCGACGCTGGGGAGCTGGTCGACGTCGCCGACGAAGAGGAGGTGGGCGCCGGGCGGTACCGCCTTGACGAGCTTGTTGGCGAGGAGGAGGTCCAGCATCGAGGCCTCGTCGACGACCACCAGGTCGGCGTCGAGAGGGCGGTCCTTGTCGTAGGCGGCGTCACCGCCGGGCTTGAGTTCGAGCAGCCGGTGGACGGTGGAGGCCTCGGCGCCGGTCAGCTCCGCGAGCCGTTTGGCGGCCCGGCCCGTGGGCGCGGCGAGGACGACCTTGGCCTTCTTGGCGCGGGCCAGCTCCACGATCGAGCGCACCGTGAAGGACTTGCCGCAGCCGGGGCCGCCGGTGAGGACGGCGACCTTCTTCGTCAGCGCCAGCCTGACGGCGGCCTCCTGCTCGGGGGCCAGGTCGGCGCCGGTACGGTCCTTCAGCCACGTCAGCGCCTTGTCCCAGGCGACGTCGTGGAAGCCGGGCATGCGGTCCTGGTCGGTGCGCAGCAGGCGCAGCAGCTGGGCGGAGAGGGAGAGCTCGGCGCGGTGGAAGGGGACGAGGTAGACGGCGGTGACGGGCTCGCCGCCGTCGGGTCCGGGCACGGTCTCCCGTACGACTCCGGGGTCCTCGCCGTCCTCGGGGGGCGCGGCGAGCTCGGCGAGGCACTCGATGACGAGGCCCGTGTCGACCTGGAGGAGCTTGACGGCGTCGGCGATGAGCCGCTCCTCGGGCAGGAAACAGTGCCCTTGGTCCGTGGACTGCGACAGGGCGTACTGCAGGCCCGCCTTGACGCGCTCGGGGCTGTCGTGCGGGATGCCGACGGACTGGGCGATCTTGTCGGCGGTGAGGAAGCCGATGCCCCAGACGTCGGCCGCGAGGCGGTACGGCTGGTTCCGCACGACGGAGATGGAGGCGTCGCCGTACTTCTTGTAGATGCGCACGGCGATGGAGGTGGACACCTCGACGGTCTGGAGGAAGAGCATGACCTCCTTGATCGCCTTCTGCTCCTCCCAGGCGTCGGCGATCTTCTTGGTCCGCTTGGGGCCGAGACCGGGGACCTCGATCAGCCGCTTGGGCTCCTCCTCGATGATCTTCAGGGTGTCCAGGCCGAAGTGCTGGGTGATGCGGTCGGCGAAGACCGGTCCGATGCCCTTGACCAGCCCGGAGCCGAGGTAGCGGCGGATGCCCTGGACGGTGGCCGGGAGGACGGTCGTGTAGTTCTCGACGGTGAACTGCTTGCCGTACTGCGGGTGGGAGCCCCATCTCCCCTCCATCCGCAGCGACTCCCCCACCTGCGCGCCGAGCAGCGCGCCGACGACGGTGAGCAGGTCGCCGCCGCCTCGGCCGGCGTCGACGCGGGCGACCGTGTAACCGTTCTCCTCGTTGGCGTACGTGATCCGCTCGAGGACGCCTTCGAGGACGGCGAGTCGGCGTTCGCCGGGGGCCGGTGCGGGCTGGGTGGGCATGATCCGACGGTACCGGTGGGGGGTGACAGTGGGGGCAGGCCCTGTCTTCTGCGGACCTGGACTTCCGGCATGGCTGGCGAAGATCTTTTTAGTGACCTTCTTCCAGACGCAGGCCTAACGGAACCGCGCCGCGTCGAAGTTCGCCGCAGCATCTGCTGCCGCGCGTTGTCACCCTGCTCCTGATCACCCGAACTGAACGCCGACTCCATACCCGACTGACCATCCGGAATCGCCGACAGCGACCCGTTCAGCTCCGCCGTGATCTCATCCGCCCGCGCCTTGAACTGGTCGAACATCGCCCGACCCGTACCGTTGAACTTCCCCTCCAACGGCTGCGCCGCCTGCACCAACTGCCGGATCAACGTGCCGAGATCATCACTCGGATCCCGCGAATCACGCATCAGCGTCGACAGCGTCTCGCACCCATGTCGAACTTCATGCCGAACTCGCCTCCCCCTGTTGCTTGTTGGCGCCACTGCGCGTTTCAGCACGCCCACCATGTTCACCAACACCGATCGCACCTGCAACCGCGTTCCGCCACAACCCGGCTATACGGCCGACCCCTGGGACCCTTTTGCGTTCCCGAATCGGACACTCGACCGGAAGGTCACAATCCGGTCTCGACCTCCCCTCCACCCCTTGCCATCCCCCCGTGTAATCGATTCCAATCCCTCTACGCACACCGATGTAATCGATTCCACGACTGCATGACATTCCACGAGGAGGTGGACCGGCGATGGCAAGCATCAAGGACGTCGCCGCCGAGGCGGGCGTTTCCGTCGCCACGGTCTCGCGTGTTCTGAACGGCCATCCGTCGGTCAGCGCGGACGCACGCACGCGCGTGCTGGCCGCCGTGGAGGCGCTGGGCTACCGCCCGAACGCCGTCGCCCGTTCCCTGCGCACCGATCAGACCCACACCCTCGGCCTGGTCATCAGCGACGTGCTGAACCCGTACTTCACCGAGCTGGCCCGCTCCGTCGAGGAAGAGGCCCGTGCGCTCGGCTACAGCGTGATCATCGGCAACGCCGACGAGCGGCCCGAACTCCAGGACCACCACGTACGCAACCTGCTGGACCGCCGTATCGACGGCCTCCTCGTCTCCCCCACCGACGGCGGCTCGCCGCTGATGCTGGACGCCGCGCGCGCGGGGACGCCGATGGTGTTCGTGGACCGGTGGATCCCGGGCATGGACGTGCCCGTGGTACGGGCGGACGGACAGGCGGCCGTACGGGATCTTGTCGCCCATCTCCACGGCCTCGGGCACCGGCGGCTCGCGATCATCGCGGGGCCGGCGGCCACCACGACCGGACGGGAACGCGTGGAGGCCTTCAGGGAGGCGCTCGGCGCGTACGGCCTCGACCTTCCCGACGTCTACACGGGTCAGGGCGACTTCCAGGCCGACAGCGGGCGCCGGGTCACCGAGGGCTTCCTCGATCTGCCCGAGCCGCCCGAGGTCGTCTTCGCGGCCGACAACCTGATGGCTCTCGGCGCGCTGGACGCCGTACGCGCGCGTGGGCTGCGGGTGCCCGACGACATCGCGCTCGCGGCCTTCGACGACATCCCGTGGTTCGTGCACACCGATCCGCCGATCACCGCCGTCGCCCAGCCGACCGGCGAGCTGGGGCGCGCCGCCGTGCGCGCGCTGGTCGCCCGGATCGAGGGGCTGCCCGGCGAGTCCGTCACCCTTCCCGCCCGTCTCGTCGTACGTCGCTCGTGCGGCGAGCCCCTTTCAGCCGTACCGCCCCTGTCCCCCGTACGAAGGAGTACGTCGTGAGCGACCCGGAAGAGTTGCTGCGCATCGAGGGCATCCGCAAGACCTTCCCCGGCGTGGTCGCGCTCGACGGCGTGGACTTCGATCTGCGCCGGGGGGAGGTGCATGTGCTGCTCGGCGAGAACGGAGCCGGCAAGAGCACGCTCATCAAGATGCTCTCCGGCGCCTACACGCCCGACGCCGGGCGGATCCTGGTGGGCGGTGAGGAGGTGCGCATCAACGGTGCGCAGGACTCCGAACGGCTCGGGATCGCCACCATCTACCAGGAGTTCAACCTCGTCCCCGACCTGTCCGTCGCCGAGAACATCTTCCTCGGGCGGCAGCCGCGGCGGTTCGGGATGATCGACCGGAAGCGGATGGAGGCCGACGCCGAAGCGCTGCTCGCGCGCGTCGGAGTGCGGGTGTCGCCCCGCGCGCGCGTGCGTGAACTCGGCATCGCCCGGCTGCAGATGGTCGAGATCGCCAAGGCGCTCAGTCTCGACGCGCGGGTGCTCATCATGGACGAGCCGACCGCCGTGCTCACCACCGAGGAAGTGGAGAGGCTGTTCGCCATCGTGCGGCAGCTGCGCGCGGACGGGGTCGGCGTCGTGTTCATCACGCATCACCTGGAGGAGATCGCCGCCCTCGGGGACCGCGTGACCGTCATCCGCGACGGCAAAAGCGTCGGGCAGGTGCCCGCCTCCACCGCTGAGGAGGAGCTCGTCCGGCTGATGGTGGGCCGGTCGATCGAGCAGCAGTACCCGCGGGAACGGGCCGATGCCGGGTCCGCGCTGCTGACCGTCGAGGGCCTCACGCGCGACGGGGTCTTCCACGACGTGAGCTTCGAGGTGCGGGCCGGTGAGGTCGTCGGCCTCGCGGGGCTCGTCGGGGCGGGCCGTACGGAGGTCGTACGGGCCGTGTTCGGGGCCGATCCGTACGACAAGGGGTCCGTGAAGGTCGACGGCGCGGCCGTGCGCGGCCATGACGTCAATGCCGCCATGGCCGCCGGGATCGGGCTCGTGCCCGAGGACCGCAAGGGGCAGGGACTCGTGCTCGACGCGTCCGTCGAGGAGAACCTGGGGCTCGTGACCCTGCGGTCCGCCACCCGCGGCGGGCTGGTCGACCTCGCGGGGCAGCGTGCGGCCGCCGCGCGGATCGCGGGGCAGCTCGGGGTGCGGATGGCCGGGCTCGGTCAGCATGTGCGGACCCTGTCCGGCGGCAATCAGCAGAAGGTCGTCATCGGCAAGTGGCTGCTCGCCGACACCAGGGTGCTGATCCTCGACGAGCCGACGCGTGGCATCGACGTCGGCGCCAAGGTCGAGATCTACCAGCTCATCAACGAACTGACGGCCGCCGGCGCCGCCGTCCTGATGATCTCCAGCGATCTGCCCGAGGTGCTCGGTATGAGCGACCGGGTGCTGGTGATGGCGCAGGGCCGGATCGCGGGCGAACTGCCCGCCGCCCAGGCGACCCAGGACGCCGTGATGGCGCTCGCCGTCAGCAATCCCTCTACGGAAACGGAGGCCTCCCGTGGCCACTGACACGCTCAAGAGCTCCGCGGGCGCGGGTGGCGCCTCCGGCCCCGGCGGACTGCGCCGGCTGCTGCTCGACAACGGGGCGCTCACCGCGCTCATCGTCCTCGTCATCGCGCTGTCGGCGCTGTCCGGGGACTTCCTGACCGCCGACAACCTGCTCAACATCGGCGTCCAGGCCGCCGTCACCGCGATCCTCGCCTTCGGCGTCACGTTCGTGATCGTCTCGGCGGGCATCGACCTGTCGGTGGGTTCGGTGGCGGCGCTGTCGGCCACCGTGCTGGCGTGGAGCGCCACCAGTGAGGGTGTGCCGGTCGTGCTGGCGGTGCTGCTCGCCGTGGCCACCGGCATCGCCTGCGGTCTCGTCAACGGCTTCCTCATCTCGTACGGCAAACTGCCGCCGTTCATCGCGACGCTCGCCATGCTGTCGGTGGCGCGCGGTCTGTCGCTGGTCATCTCGCAGGGTTCGCCCATCGCGTTCCCGGACTCGATCTCGCACCTCGGTGACACGCTCGGCGGCTGGCTGCCGGTGCCCGTACTGGTGATGATCGTCATGGGTCTGATCACGGCGTTCGTGCTCGCCCGGACGTACCTCGGGCGGTCGATGTACGCGATCGGCGGCAACGAGGAGGCGGCCCGGCTGTCGGGGCTGCGGGTGAAGAAGCAGAAGCTCGCCATCTACGCGCTGTCCGGCCTGTTCGCGGCCGCGGCGGGCATCGTGCTCGCCTCCCGGCTGTCCTCCGCGCAGCCGCAGGCCGCGCAGGGCTACGAGCTGGACGCCATCGCGGCCGTCGTCATCGGTGGCGCCTCGCTCGCGGGCGGTACCGGCAAGGCGTCCGGCACGCTGATCGGCGCGCTGATCCTCGCGGTGCTGCGCAACGGCCTCAACCTGCTGTCCGTGTCGGCCTTCTGGCAGCAGGTCGTCATCGGTGTGGTGATCGCGCTGGCCGTGCTGCTCGACACCGTGCGGCGCAAGGCGGGCTCGACGCCGGTCGGTGCCGGTGGTGGCGGCGACAAGCGCAAGCAGGCGATCACCTATCTGCTGGCCGCGGTGATCGCGGTGGCGGTGGTCGCGGCGACCTCGCTGCTGCACACCGGGTCTTCCGGAACGCAGAAGAAGGTCGGGCTGTCGCTGTCCACGCTCAACAACCCCTTCTTCGTGCAGATCCGGGCGGGCGCCGAGGCCGAGGCGAAGAGACTCGGGGTCGACCTCACCGTCACCGACGCGCAGAACGACGCCTCGCAACAGGCCAACCAGTTGCAGAACTTCACCAGCGAGGGTGTGTCCTCGATCGTCGTCAACCCGGTGGACTCGGACGCGGCCGGCCCGTCGGTGCGGGCCGCCAACAAGGCCGACATCCCCGTCGTCGCCGTCGACCGGGGCGTCAACAAGGCGAAGACGGCGGCCCTCGTGGCGTCCGACAACGTCGAGGGCGGTCAGCTGGGCGCCAAGGCACTCGCCGAGAAGCTCGGCGGCAACGGCACGATCGTGATCCTCCAGGGCCAGGCCGGCACCTCCGCGAGCCGAGAACGCGGTGCGGGCTTCGCCGAGGGGCTGAAGGACTACCCGGGCATCAAGGTGGTCGCCAAGCAGCCGGCCGACTTCGACCGCACCAAGGGCCTCGACGTGATGACGAACCTCCTCCAGGCGCACCCCGACATCGACGGCGTCTTCGCGGAGAACGACGAGATGGCGCTCGGCGCGATCAAGGCGCTGGGTTCGAAGGCCGGCAAGTCGGTCCAGGTCGTCGGTTTCGACGGCACGCCGGACGGGCTGAAGGCGGTCGAGAACGGGACACTGTTCGCCTCGGTGGCCCAGCAGCCGAAGGAACTCGGCCGGATCGCCGTGGACAACGCCCTGCGGGCGGCCGAGGGCGAGAAGGTGAGTGCGACGGTGAAGGTGCCGGTGAAGGTGGTCACGAAGGAGAACGTGGCCGGCTTCGGCGGCTGACGGCCGACCGCCGGGGTCCAGATACGGCTAGCAGGGAGACGTTTCATGTACGACTACGACCTCCTGGTCATCGGGTCGGCCAACGCCGATCTGGTGATCGGGGTCGAGCGGCGGCCGGGCGCCGGGGAGACGGTGCTGGGGTCCGACCTGGCGGTCCATCCGGGCGGCAAGGGCGCCAACCAGGCCGTCGCCGCCGCCCGGCTGGGCGCCCGAACGGCCTTGCTGGCCCGGGTCGGTGACGACGCGTACGGCCGGCTGCTGCTCGACTCGCAGAAGGCCGCCGGGGTGGACACGGTGGGCGTGCTGGTCGGCGGTGCGCCGACCGGCGTCGCGCTGATCACCGTGGACCCGTCCGGCGACAACAGCATCGTGGTGTCGCCGGGCGCGAACGGGAGGCTCACGCCGGACGACGTGCGGGCGTCGGGGAGCCTCTTCCAGGCCTCCCGGGTCGTCTCGACGCAGTTGGAGATCCCGCTGGAGACGGTCGTGGAGGCGGTGCGGAGCCTGGCGCCCGGCAGCCGGTTCGTGCTGAACCCGTCGCCGCCGCGGCCCCTGCCGACGGAGGTGCTGGCGGCGTGCGACCCGCTGATCGTGAACGAGCACGAGGCGAAGGTGATCCTCGGGGACGCGCCGGCCGGGGACGACCCCGCCGACTGGGCGCGGGTCCTGCTGGCGCGCGGGCCGCGTTCGGTGGTCGTGACGCTGGGCGCGGACGGCGCGCTGGTGGCGTCCGCGGAGGGGGTGGCGCGGGTGCCCTCGGTGCGGGTGGACGCCGTCGACACCACCGGCGCGGGCGACGCCTTCACCGCGGCGCTGGCCTGGCGGCTGGGCCAGGGCGACGCGCTCGCGCAGGCGGCGGCGTACGCGGCGCGGGTCGGGGCCGCGGCGGTGACGAAGGCGGGGGCGCAGGAGTCGTACCCGACGCCGGACGAGGTCGCCGCGCTGTGAAGAAGGCCGGGATTCTCAACCGTCACCTCTCGGGGGCGCTGGCCGAGCTGGGGCACGGCGACGGGGTGCTGGTGTGCGACGCCGGGATGCCCGTCCCGCACGGGCCGCGCGTCGTCGACCTGGCCTTCCGGGCCGGAGTGCCGTCGTTCGCCGAGGTGCTGGACGGGCTGCTGGCCGAGCTGGTCGTGGAAGGCGCGACCGCGGCGACGGAGATACGGCGGGCCAATCCGGCGGCGGCGGCGCTGCTGGACGGGCGCTTCCCGCAGCTCCGTCTCGTACCGCACGAACGGCTCAAGGAGCTGTCGGCCGGCGCGCGGTTGGTCGTGCGCACCGGGGAGGCGTCGCCGTACGCGAATGTGCTGCTGCGCTGCGGGGTGTTCTTCTAGCGGACCCGGACCCGGACCCGGACGCGATGGAGGGGGCCGGTCGACGGACCGGCCCCCTCGGCTCTCCCCTCCCGTCAGAACCCCCCGTGATCCCCCCGGATCCCCCCTGTGGAAGCCCTGACTCCCAGTACGACCCGTCGGGGCCGGAAAGGGTTGCACCGGTCGGCAAGAAATTCCGTGCGACGGGAGCCGCCCCGGTGGCGCGCGTCCGCGAGTTGTTGCTGTCTGGACTGCAGACGTGCGGACAGCGAGCGGGGCGGGAAGCGAGGCGGAACCATGGGGCATCGGCACCAGCGGCTCGGGACACCACGGGCCGCCGGGATCGCCGGGGTGGTGTTCGCGCTGCTGATGGCGGCGGCGATCGTCCTGATGCGCGTCGCGCTGCCCGGCGGGGTCGACGGGACGGAAGTCGCCGTCGACGCCGCGCAGCGCGGCGCCGTGCGGACGGCGCTGGAGCTCCTCCCGTTCGCCGGGATCGCCTTCCTGTGGTTCATGGGAGCCCTGCGTCAACAGGCCGGTGAGGGGGAGGACCGGTTCGTGTCCACCGTGTTCCTGGGCAGCGGTCTGGTCTTCGTCGCCACCCTGTTCGCCGGTGCCGCGGCGGCGGGGACCGTGCTCGGCGAGGGGCAGCAGGATTCGCCGTTCGGCCGTCACTTCGCCCATGCCCTGCTGACGACGTACGGGCTGCGGATGGCGGCGGTGTTCGTCTTCGCCACCTCGGCCATCGGTCACCGCATCGGCGCGTTCCCCGGGCCCCTCGTCGTCCTCGGGTACCTCACGGGCCTGACGCTGCTCGTGGTGGGGGCGGATGTGCCCTGGTCGGAGCTGGTCTTCCCGGCGTGGGCGCTGGTCGTCGGCCTGAGCATCCTGCGGGGCCGGCGTCCGGCCGAACCACGCGCCGACGGCGTACGCCGAGCCGGGCCGGTGCGGCACTGAGCCTGGCCGACGGCGTGCGCCGAGCCGGACCAGTGCGGCACTCAGCCCGGCCGACGACGTGCGCCGAGCCGGACCAGTGCGGCACTCAGCCCGGCCGACGACGTGCGCCGAGCCGGACCAGTGCGGCACTCAGCCCGGCCGACGACGTGCGCCGAGCCGGACCAGTGCGGCACTCAGCCCGGCCGACGACGTGCGCCGAGCCGGACCAGTGCGGCACTCAGCCCGGCCGACGACGTGCGCCGAGCCGGACCAGTGCGGCACTCAGCCCGGCCGACGACGTGCGCCGAGCCGGACCGGTGCCGGGGGCGGCTGAGCGGGCCGGCGTTCACTCCAACGGGCTTTCCTCGTCGCCGCCTCCCCTCGGGTCTCGCAGGATGGCCGCAGGGGGCCGGTCATCGGAGAGGACTCTTCCCGTGGTGAGGCTTGTCGTCGACCTGAACCGTTGTCAGGGATACGCACAGTGTGCGTTCCTCGCGCCGGACGTCTTCGCCATGCACGGCGAGGAGGCGCTGCTGTATCGGCCGGAGGCCGACGAGGCGCAGCGCGGGAGACTGGCTCAGGCCGCCGCCGCCTGCCCCGTCCAGGCCATCGTCGTCGACGCGGTGGACGCACCGGCCGAGGCGGCGTCCGGTGAACGGTGACGGAGCGCTGGACCGGCTCAGACGCGAGGGCCGCATCGTCGTCGTCGGCGCCTCGCTGGCCGGGCTGCGGGCCGCGGAGACCCTGCGCGAGAAGGGCTTCACCGGTTCGCTGACGATGATCGGCGACGAGCCCCACGAGCCGTACGACCGGCCGCCGCTGTCCAAGCAGGTGCTGCTGGGGGCGGCCACCGCCGACGGCACCGCGCTGCCCAGGCGCCGCGCCCTCGACGCGACGTGGCGGCTCGGCGTGCGGGCCACCGGCCTGGACATGGCCGCGCGACGGGTGCGGCTGGCCGACGGCGACGAGGTGCCGTACGACCGGCTGCTGATCGCCACCGGTGTGCGGGCACGACCGTGGCCGCGCGAGGAGGAGGCCGGGCTCGACGGCGTCTTCGTGCTGCGGACCCTGGACGACGCCGCCGCGCTGGGGCGGCGGCTGGCCGAGGGCCCCCGGCGGGTCTTCGTCATCGGCGCCGGGTTCACCGGCTCGGAGATCGCCTCGGCGTGCCGTGAGCGCGGCCTCGCCGTCACCGTCGCCGAGCGCGGCGCGGCGCCCCTGGTCGGCGCGCTCGGCGGGGTGGTCGGCGCGGTCGCCGCCGAACTCCAGCGCGAGCACGGCGTGGACCTGCGGTGCGGGGTCATGGTGACCGCCCTGGAGGGCGATGCCTCGGGACGGGTGCGGGCCGCGCACCTGTCCGACGGCTCCACCGTCGAGACCGACGTGGTGGTCGTCTCGCTGGGCGCCACCCGCAACACCGAGTGGCTCGCCGGGTCCGGGCTCGGTGCCGGCCCCCGCGGCATCGCGTGCGACGCCGGCTGCCGGGCCTTCGACATCCGCGGGATCGTGACGGACGACATCTACGTGGCGGGCGATGTCGCCCGCTCGCCGCACCCCTTGTTCGGCTACCAGTTCCTGTCGCTGGAGCACTGGGGCAACGCCGTCTGCCAGGCAGAGATCGCGGCGCACAACATGCTCAGCGAGAGCGCCGACCGGCTCCCCCACATGTGGGTGCCGGCCTTCTGGTCGGCGCAGTTCGGTGTGAACATCAAGTCGGTCGGGGTGCCGTCGATGGGCACCGAGATCCTGGTCTCGCAGGGCTCGCTCATGGATCGCCGGTTCGTCGGGGTCTACGGCTACC
This region of Streptomyces chromofuscus genomic DNA includes:
- a CDS encoding NAD(P)/FAD-dependent oxidoreductase yields the protein MNGDGALDRLRREGRIVVVGASLAGLRAAETLREKGFTGSLTMIGDEPHEPYDRPPLSKQVLLGAATADGTALPRRRALDATWRLGVRATGLDMAARRVRLADGDEVPYDRLLIATGVRARPWPREEEAGLDGVFVLRTLDDAAALGRRLAEGPRRVFVIGAGFTGSEIASACRERGLAVTVAERGAAPLVGALGGVVGAVAAELQREHGVDLRCGVMVTALEGDASGRVRAAHLSDGSTVETDVVVVSLGATRNTEWLAGSGLGAGPRGIACDAGCRAFDIRGIVTDDIYVAGDVARSPHPLFGYQFLSLEHWGNAVCQAEIAAHNMLSESADRLPHMWVPAFWSAQFGVNIKSVGVPSMGTEILVSQGSLMDRRFVGVYGYQGRVIGAVAFDHARWLPFYQELIETTAPFPPAFPMVGRSPGGQRPVDADFPDPSVPTHGPTVTLSGYSPADRRMTFTPAH